In one Nocardia tengchongensis genomic region, the following are encoded:
- a CDS encoding helix-turn-helix transcriptional regulator, which produces MGARAVCGQDFQELEAPTFGNLLRRLRDNRGVSRERLAFNAGVSASYITHLEKGDRGNPTREVVTALTRYLDRLVPLSTADRRQLDDLAGLGAGDFPSVAELRRAVTPEMTRTLELHNPNMAALMDTRSNLLATNDAWKDAFPGLSEHGNMLRWFFGNELATKVMVNWESDARLIARWMRALIGRSGNADGFADLIRELGEFPNFRYAWSEGGVAFAPHVFTLHMRNPVTGARRRAFAQTGRIDGASYPGQLLTILGLPG; this is translated from the coding sequence GTGGGCGCGAGAGCGGTATGCGGACAGGATTTTCAGGAACTCGAAGCACCCACTTTCGGAAACCTGTTGCGGCGACTGCGTGACAATCGTGGTGTTTCCCGCGAACGCCTGGCATTCAACGCCGGTGTAAGCGCAAGTTACATAACACATCTGGAGAAGGGCGACCGCGGCAACCCGACCCGGGAAGTGGTCACCGCGCTGACCCGCTATCTGGACCGGCTGGTCCCGCTCTCCACCGCGGACCGTCGCCAGCTGGACGACCTCGCGGGCCTGGGAGCAGGTGACTTCCCCTCCGTGGCGGAGCTGCGCCGGGCCGTGACACCGGAGATGACCCGGACCCTGGAACTGCACAACCCCAATATGGCCGCCCTGATGGACACCCGGTCCAACCTGCTGGCCACCAATGACGCGTGGAAAGACGCGTTCCCGGGCCTGTCCGAGCACGGCAATATGCTGCGCTGGTTCTTCGGCAATGAGCTGGCGACCAAAGTGATGGTCAACTGGGAGTCCGACGCCCGGTTGATCGCGCGCTGGATGCGCGCATTGATCGGCCGGTCGGGTAATGCCGACGGATTCGCGGACCTCATCCGGGAACTCGGAGAATTCCCGAATTTCCGGTACGCCTGGTCCGAGGGCGGCGTGGCGTTCGCGCCGCACGTCTTCACCCTCCATATGCGCAATCCGGTGACCGGCGCCCGCCGCCGGGCTTTCGCCCAGACCGGGCGGATCGACGGCGCGTCCTATCCGGGACAACTGCTGACGATTCTCGGATTGCCCGGCTGA
- a CDS encoding NTP transferase domain-containing protein → MTPVDAIVLAGGKASRMGGVDKPALVVGGQSMLDAALTAVVGCTRTVVVGPHRPELPPEVLQAQEIPAGAGPVAAIAAGLGALAGCEFPAGLIVVLAADMPFLTAAAIDELLSHARESGSDAVFAADASGRPQYLVGVWRRAALDAALKALDSLVNRPMKALVPVDTAMVALPGVEDCDTPEDVRRARTGAARAAEPLWLDEARDVLRTSISPLPARRATLRSVRGATLAAPLRAADALPRFDVSAMDGYAVSGDGPWQLRRDIGFAGGERPVGLLDGEAVRIATGAHVPDGTSSVVRDEFVRIDAEGTLYRLPDTPIREDVRRRGEYWLPGDEVAPAGTPVNAALISVAASAEVAAASVRGPVRARIVMTGDEIRGEGPLHTGQTRDAIGPVLPDILAWYGVSTIDRVHLRDSENAFDEVLAAAADCDLLVIVGATGGGAADQLRSALDRTEATMLLRRLRLRPGGSTVAAQLDSGTVVLGLPGNPFAAIGTLLALIGATVEAMTGAKPGRKILGPLANASELTAPVARIVPARALPGGGFHGDLRLHTAHLADLLDRDGLVVVPADAVDGDLAEFIPLRG, encoded by the coding sequence GTGACACCCGTCGACGCCATCGTGCTGGCCGGTGGAAAGGCCAGCCGAATGGGCGGCGTGGACAAGCCCGCCCTGGTCGTGGGCGGTCAGTCCATGCTCGACGCGGCGCTCACGGCGGTCGTCGGCTGCACGCGCACCGTGGTGGTGGGACCGCACCGGCCCGAGCTGCCGCCGGAAGTCCTTCAGGCACAGGAGATACCGGCCGGCGCGGGCCCCGTCGCGGCCATCGCCGCAGGTCTGGGCGCACTGGCCGGCTGCGAGTTCCCGGCCGGGCTGATCGTGGTGCTGGCCGCCGACATGCCGTTCCTCACCGCCGCGGCGATCGATGAACTGCTGTCCCACGCAAGGGAATCCGGGAGCGACGCGGTGTTCGCCGCGGACGCCTCGGGCCGCCCCCAGTACCTGGTCGGCGTGTGGCGCCGAGCCGCGCTGGACGCGGCGCTGAAAGCCCTGGACTCCCTGGTGAATCGGCCGATGAAGGCGCTGGTGCCGGTGGACACCGCCATGGTGGCGCTGCCCGGGGTCGAGGATTGCGACACTCCCGAGGATGTGCGCCGGGCTCGCACCGGGGCCGCCCGCGCGGCCGAACCGCTGTGGCTCGACGAGGCCCGGGATGTGCTGCGCACGAGCATCTCCCCGCTGCCGGCGCGCCGCGCGACCCTGCGATCGGTGCGCGGGGCCACCCTGGCGGCCCCGCTGCGCGCAGCGGATGCGCTGCCGCGCTTCGACGTTTCGGCCATGGACGGGTACGCGGTCAGCGGCGACGGGCCCTGGCAGCTGCGCCGCGATATCGGCTTCGCCGGCGGCGAGCGGCCGGTGGGCCTGCTCGACGGCGAAGCGGTGCGGATCGCGACCGGCGCGCACGTGCCCGACGGCACCAGTTCGGTGGTGCGGGACGAGTTCGTCCGCATCGATGCCGAGGGCACGCTGTATCGCCTGCCGGACACGCCCATTCGCGAGGATGTGCGCCGCCGCGGCGAATACTGGCTGCCCGGTGACGAAGTCGCGCCCGCCGGTACCCCGGTGAACGCGGCGCTGATCTCGGTGGCCGCCAGCGCGGAGGTCGCGGCGGCGTCCGTGCGCGGCCCCGTGCGTGCCCGAATCGTCATGACCGGCGACGAGATTCGCGGGGAGGGCCCGTTGCACACCGGCCAGACCCGCGACGCGATCGGTCCGGTGCTGCCCGACATCCTGGCCTGGTACGGCGTGTCGACCATCGATCGGGTGCATCTGCGGGACTCCGAGAACGCCTTCGACGAGGTGCTGGCCGCGGCCGCCGACTGCGATCTGCTCGTCATCGTGGGCGCCACCGGCGGCGGTGCGGCCGATCAGCTGCGGTCGGCCCTGGACCGGACCGAGGCCACCATGCTGCTGCGCCGCCTGCGGCTGCGCCCCGGCGGCTCCACGGTGGCCGCCCAACTGGATTCCGGCACAGTCGTTCTGGGCTTGCCCGGCAACCCGTTCGCGGCCATCGGCACCCTGCTGGCCCTGATCGGCGCGACCGTGGAAGCCATGACGGGCGCGAAGCCGGGCCGCAAGATCCTGGGCCCGCTCGCCAACGCGAGCGAGCTGACCGCGCCCGTGGCCCGCATCGTCCCGGCCCGCGCGCTGCCCGGCGGCGGCTTCCACGGCGATCTGCGCCTGCACACGGCCCACCTGGCCGACCTGCTGGACCGTGACGGCCTGGTGGTGGTCCCCGCCGACGCCGTCGACGGGGACCTCGCGGAGTTCATCCCGCTGCGCGGCTGA
- a CDS encoding helix-turn-helix transcriptional regulator, with protein MKPDRDSDDLKPPTFGLLLRRLRDARGVSRERLAFNAGVSASYISHLEKGDRGHPTREVVDALLRYLDRITPLSAVERRHLLDLAGLGVSEFPSVEQLRAEITDDMRRALDLHEPNLAAYVDTRWNVLACNESYARAFPGLERDTNILRWFLGNEAARGVMVEWEEEVRLTVHWLRGLIASSGDTAWSVEFLAELGRFGLFREMWDEGIAAYGRPRATMRLRERDSGRRFDIAVQLFSVFNAAYPSQIQIFLGIPSWHEAGAGFGEAALDEGTGRP; from the coding sequence GTGAAACCGGATAGGGACTCGGACGATCTGAAGCCGCCGACTTTCGGACTGCTGCTGCGCCGGTTGCGCGATGCCCGGGGCGTATCACGCGAACGTCTTGCCTTCAACGCCGGCGTGAGCGCCAGCTACATCAGCCATTTGGAGAAGGGCGATCGTGGCCACCCCACCCGTGAGGTGGTGGACGCGCTGCTGCGCTATCTGGATCGAATAACCCCGCTGTCCGCCGTCGAGCGCCGCCATCTGCTCGATCTGGCCGGACTCGGCGTGAGCGAATTCCCCTCGGTGGAACAACTGCGCGCCGAAATCACCGACGACATGCGCCGGGCGCTCGATCTGCACGAGCCGAACCTGGCCGCCTACGTCGATACGCGCTGGAATGTGCTGGCGTGCAACGAAAGCTATGCCCGGGCATTCCCGGGGCTGGAGCGCGACACCAATATTCTGCGCTGGTTCCTGGGCAACGAGGCCGCACGCGGGGTGATGGTCGAGTGGGAGGAAGAGGTCCGGCTGACCGTGCACTGGCTGCGCGGGCTGATCGCGAGCTCAGGAGATACCGCCTGGTCGGTTGAATTCCTTGCGGAACTCGGACGTTTCGGACTTTTCCGGGAAATGTGGGACGAGGGCATCGCCGCCTACGGACGGCCCCGCGCCACCATGCGCCTGCGCGAACGCGACAGCGGCCGGCGCTTCGACATCGCGGTACAGCTGTTCAGCGTCTTCAACGCCGCCTACCCCAGCCAGATCCAGATCTTCCTCGGCATTCCGAGCTGGCACGAGGCCGGAGCCGGGTTCGGTGAGGCCGCTCTCGACGAGGGAACCGGCCGGCCGTGA